The Lancefieldella sp. Marseille-Q7238 genomic interval GGAGGCTGTCAAGGCTATTTCTCCCGCTACTAAAGTGCTTCAAGCGGCAGGCATCAGCTCCGGCGAAAACGTCTATGACGCTATCAAATATGGTGCCGATGCGACCGGAGGCACCTCGGGCATTGTCGCGGCGGATGACCCATTTGCGACGCTTGACGAAATGTTTGAAGCGCTTGATCGAGCGCGTACTGATTTTGCACAGTAAATACAGCAAGAAAAGATTGGAGAAGAGACGTATGGCTGTCTATCAAGATACGGTTACGGTATCAACCGCGGCGGGTCGTCCCGATTTTATCGATATCAAACAGCAAGTAATTGACATCATTGCTGCGTCAGGAATCTCAAATGGCATCGTAACGTGTCAAACGACACATACTACCTGTTCAGTCATTTTTGAGGAGTATGTTCACGATACAAATTGGCAGGGCCAGGAGTTTCTTCAGGGAGATCTGATTCGTTTTGTTGACAAGATGATTCCTCGTGAGGTTGAAGAGAATCGTGAATACCGGTATCCAGGACCAAAACACGTTCAATTTCTTGTGGATTACCATGATGAACATCCTGAGTTTCCGGGAGAGGCAAATACCATTTTGAATGGTGACGCGCACCTGAGAGCTTCTCTTTTTGGCAGCAGTCAAACGTTTGTAGTTACTGACGGCATGCCTGCAACCGGGGAATTTGGTCATATTTATCTGGTTGACTGGGATCAGAATAGAGAGCGTAATCGCAAAGTCAAAGTTTGCGTGATTGGCGAGTAGTCTTTAAAAGGACAGAAGCAGTCGTTCATAGAAAAGCCACTGAATATATATCCAGTGGCTTTACCTGAAAATTATAAGATAATCTATTTTGTATATCGTTTAAA includes:
- a CDS encoding YjbQ family protein, which encodes MAVYQDTVTVSTAAGRPDFIDIKQQVIDIIAASGISNGIVTCQTTHTTCSVIFEEYVHDTNWQGQEFLQGDLIRFVDKMIPREVEENREYRYPGPKHVQFLVDYHDEHPEFPGEANTILNGDAHLRASLFGSSQTFVVTDGMPATGEFGHIYLVDWDQNRERNRKVKVCVIGE